The genomic interval CCGCGACCTGAAGGTGTACTCGGTGCGCCTCGCCGGTGAAGAAATCCAGATCAAGGTGGAATGACATGCGAGAGCAAATCGTGAACTTCAATCCTTTCCTGAAGCCGTGGCTCGCGCCGCAGCCGAACAACGTCGCGGGCAAGGGCGTGATCGAAAAGCCGGGCGAGACCGAGAACTTCATCTGGCAAACGCGCAAGGCCGAGCCGACGCAATACGAAAACGACTTCGGCGACGCGCTCGAAAAGGTCTTCGAAGCGGGTGCGATGGAGTTGCAGGAAGTGGTCGACGGTCTGAACCGCGTCGGCTTCCGCACCCCGGAAGGCAGCACGTGGAATGCCGACCGCCTCGCCGCCGAATTCCGCCTGCTCGCCGAATAGGCGCGCTTTCCCGAACACGTTTATCGCATTCGTATCTGGAGTCTCTTCATGACGTCCCCCAATACAAATCAAGACGCGGCCGATCCGATCCAGTCCTATCTGGACAAGGGCCTGCGTAACTACTGGTATCCCGTCGCGCCGAGCTGGCAAGTCGGCGACGCGCCGGTCGGCATCACGCGTCTCGGCGATCAGATCGTGCTGTGGCGCGACAAGGAAGGCCAGGTGCGCGCGCTCGAAGACCGCTGCCCGCACCGCGGCGCGCGTCTGTCGCTCGGCTGGAATCTTGGCGGCAGCGTCGCGTGCTGGTATCACGGCATTGAAATCGACGGCAGCGGTGAAGTCACCAAAGTGCCCGCCGTGTCGAACTGTCCGCTGGAAGGCCAGAAGTGCGTGAAGTCGTATCCGGTCGAAGAGCATGCCGGCGCGATCTTCCTGTGGTTCGGTGACGAAGCGCATAAAGAACCCACGCCGCTCGTGCTGCCGGAAGAACTGGTTGGCGAGGAATACGCGAGCTTCCTGTGCATGTCGCACTGGAAGTGCAATTACCAGTACGCGATCGACAACGTGATGGACCCGATGCACGGCGCCTATCTGCATGCGACGTCGCATTCGATGGCCGAAGGCGACAAGCAGGCCGACATGCGCGTGCGCAAGACCGAAACCGGACTGATGTTCGAAAAGGTCGGCCAGCGCGACGTGAATTTCGACTGGGTGGAACTCGGCGAAACCGGCGCGCTGTGGATGCGTCTTGCGATTCCGTACAGGAAGAAGTTCGGCCCGGGCGGCAACTTCGGGATCATCGGTTTTGCAACGCCGGTCGACGGCGACAACTGCCAGGTGTACTTCTGGCGCACTCGCAAAGTGTCGGGCTGGCAACGCGACGCATGG from Paraburkholderia phytofirmans PsJN carries:
- a CDS encoding recombinase-like helix-turn-helix domain-containing protein — its product is MREQIVNFNPFLKPWLAPQPNNVAGKGVIEKPGETENFIWQTRKAEPTQYENDFGDALEKVFEAGAMELQEVVDGLNRVGFRTPEGSTWNADRLAAEFRLLAE
- a CDS encoding aromatic ring-hydroxylating dioxygenase subunit alpha, with translation MTSPNTNQDAADPIQSYLDKGLRNYWYPVAPSWQVGDAPVGITRLGDQIVLWRDKEGQVRALEDRCPHRGARLSLGWNLGGSVACWYHGIEIDGSGEVTKVPAVSNCPLEGQKCVKSYPVEEHAGAIFLWFGDEAHKEPTPLVLPEELVGEEYASFLCMSHWKCNYQYAIDNVMDPMHGAYLHATSHSMAEGDKQADMRVRKTETGLMFEKVGQRDVNFDWVELGETGALWMRLAIPYRKKFGPGGNFGIIGFATPVDGDNCQVYFWRTRKVSGWQRDAWRFLYRNRLEGLHWAVLEQDRYVLESMAPNARAHEFLYQHDVGMTRVRRMLRQRAQQDFAALEAHRAEAAKAGTAQSAEAGHSHA